Proteins from a single region of Melanotaenia boesemani isolate fMelBoe1 chromosome 3, fMelBoe1.pri, whole genome shotgun sequence:
- the chl1b gene encoding neural cell adhesion molecule L1-like protein isoform X5 → MRLQRSPGLAARLIAITCICAFHASAAFDIPLEVLGHVNIEQLPSITAQPPSSLIAFPFEESFPVTCEAKGNPEPEFRWTKNGLEFDPFLDPRLMKEENSGTFVIPNKGNLTEYQGIYRCYASNKLGTAISKEIEFIVPNVPKFPKETIDPVVVEEGQPFVLKCGPPEGIPPMQIYWMTIYLQHIEQNKRVSTGLDGDLYFSHAVETDSGRDYCCFAAFPTIRTIVQKSAMSVVVKKRKSDSPESANEILQRRPALMMPPGVRSEIRLVKGEDLKLECIAEGIPTPDVEWVKIDPKLPSKAKQENHGKQLIIPEAGQDDGGEYMCKAKNSLGETRHYFTVIVEEPPEWLSEPESQLSMIGSDVAIKCSARGIPEPSITWRVNGVPLQESPAANRKVFSDTIMLHNARPLDSAVYQCEASNKHGTLLSNANIMIINLQPMILTSDGEGYSAVEGQGVMMHCKVFSSPPSLITWSKDDSSESITDIRFNIHENGSLEISSVQKGDTGQYTCLAKNIEGSSAIDAMLYVKDPTRIVVAPEDQQILIGTAVQLSCIAEYDKSFSSNFELLWEKDDVVITLNNTENSRYLVEDGILHITNVSHRDRGVYTCVAKTPVDRDTAWAWLVVLDVPDPPHSLVLSEHKSTSVKLAWIPGDDHNSSITEFIIEYEESKWEPGNWKELLRLSGNQNSAELKLHGHINYRFRMYAVNGVGAGLPSQSTESYTTPPRAPDKNPENIKIEGHLPHEMNINWEPLLPIEQNGPGLEYKVSYRRQDVDEDWKEHTVKRHSFVVKNTPTFVPYEIRIQTKNHQGLGPEPKIVTGYSGEDFPSAAPDDVAVEVMNSSVVKVTWTRVHKDKLHGHLGGYRINWWRLRSLVDSKKSHGDKHMLAFPGDRNHGTVAGLTPFSEYSLIVMTFNGRGNGPGSHPVNFKTPEGVPEKNPVFSVTDVQKDSVSLAWAPPLEPNGILTGYLLEYQLINETEEAGPVQTVDISNPDTIKWVLRDLEPVSRYKFYLRSCTTVGCGPVISEECTTILETRLASIHGGISTQGWFIGLMCAIALLTLIVLIACFVNRNKGGKYSVKEKEDLHPDVESQGMNDDTFCEYRLPRIHEVHAESHTSSAEDI, encoded by the exons ATGAGGTTACAGAGAAGTCCAGGACTGGCTGCCAGGCTCATCGCCATCACTTGTATTTGTGCCTTTCATGCATCTGCAGCCTTTGACATCCCGCTAGAAG TTCTAGGTCACGTAAACA TTGAGCAGCTGCCCAGCATCACAGCTCAGCCCCCCAGCTCGCTCATCGCCTTCCCTTTTGAGGAGAGCTTCCCTGTGACGTGTGAAGCCAAAGGGAATCCCGAGCCAGA ATTCAGATGGACCAAGAATGGGCTGGAATTTGACCCCTTTCTAGACCCCCGTCTGATGAAAGAGGAGAATTCTGGGACCTTTGTGATACCTAATAAAGGGAACCTCACGGAGTACCAGGGAATCTACCGCTGTTACGCCTCAAACAAACTGGGGACCGCCATATCCAAGGAGATTGAGTTCATTGTGCCCA ATGTTCCGAAATTTCCTAAAGAGACGATTGATCCTGTTGTGGTGGAGGAAGGGCAGCCTTTTGTGCTGAAGTGTGGCCCACCTGAAGGCATACCTCCTATGCAGATCTATTGGATGACTATCT ATCTCCAGCACATCGAACAGAACAAACGGGTGTCTACAGGCCTGGATGGAGATCTTTACTTCTCCCACGCGGTGGAGACAGACAGTGGGAGGGATTACTGCTGCTTCGCCGCCTTCCCCACCATAAGAACCATCGTTCAGAAGAGCGCCATGTCTGTCGTCGTTAAGAAAA GAAAAAGTGACAGTCCTGAAAGTG CTAATGAAATTCTGCAGAGGAGACCTGCTCTTATGATGCCCCCTGGTGTCAGATCAGAGATACGGCTGGTCAAAGGAGAGGACTTGAAGCTGGAGTGCATTGCAGAAGGAAT TCCAACTCCAGATGTGGAGTGGGTGAAGATAGATCCTAAACTTCCCAGTAAGGCAAAGCAAGAGAATCATGGGAAACAGCTGATCATACCAGAAGCTGGACAGGACGATGGTGGAGAGTACATGTGCAAAGCAAAAAACTCTCTGGGAGAAACCAGGCATTACTTCACAGTGATAGTTGAAG AGCCTCCGGAGTGGCTGTCGGAGCCGGAGAGTCAGCTCAGTATGATCGGCTCAGATGTGGCCATCAAGTGTTCAGCCAGAGGGATCCCAGAGCCGAGCATAACGTGGAGGGTGAACGGCGTTCCTCTGCAGG AGTCCCCAGCGGCCAACAGGAAGGTGTTCAGTGATACCATCATGTTGCATAATGCCAGACCTCTAGACAGTGCCGTCTATCAGTGTGAGGCCTCCAACAAACACGGAACCCTTCTGTCCAATGCAAACATCATGATTATTA ACCTGCAGCCTATGATTTTGACCAGTGATGGGGAGGGTTATTCTGCAGTGGAGGGGCAGGGAGTGATGATGCACTGCAAGGTCTTCAGCTCTCCTCCTTCCTTAATCACTTG GAGCAAAGACGACTCCTCTGAATCTATTACAGACATCAGGTTTAATATCCACGAAAATGGTTCGCTAGAGATCTCCAGCGTGCAGAAAGGCGACACGGGACAGTATACATGTTTAGCTAAAAACATAGAGGGATCATCTGCCATTGATGCCATGCTTTATGTAAAAG ATCCCACTAGAATAGTGGTGGCCCCAGAGGACCAGCAGATCCTAATAGGTACCGCAGTCCAGCTCTCGTGCATAGCAGAGTACGACAAGTCCTTCAGTAGCAACTTCGAGCTCCTGTGGGAAAAAGATGATGTGGTGATAACCCTCAACAATACAGAGAATTCGAG ATATTTAGTAGAAGACGGCATTCTTCACATTACCAACGTGAGCCACAGAGACAGGGGTGTGTATACATGCGTGGCAAAGACTCCAGTGGACCGAGACACGGCCTGGGCCTGGCTAGTGGTGTTAG ACGTCCCTGATCCACCTCACAGCTTGGTCCTGTCTGAGCACAAGAGCACAAGTGTGAAACTGGCGTGGATCCCTGGTGATGATCACAACAGCTCAatcacag AGTTCATTATCGAGTACGAAGAAAGCAAGTGGGAGCCAGGCAACTGGAAGGAGCTGCTCCGACTCTCCGGGAACCAAAACTCAGCCGAGCTCAAACTTCACGGACACATCAACTACCGCTTCCGCATGTACGCGGTGAATGGCGTTGGAGCGGGTCTTCCCAGCCAATCCACAGAGAGTTACACAACCCCCCCAAGAG CCCCGGACAAGAACCCTGAAAATATCAAAATCGAAGGTCATTTGCCACATGAAATGAATATCAACTGGGAG CCTCTGCTGCCCATCGAGCAGAACGGTCCCGGTCTGGAGTATAAGGTGAGCTACAGACGGCAGGATGTGGACGAGGACTGGAAAGAACACACTGTGAAGAGACACTCGTTTGTGGTCAAAAACACTCCCACATTTGTGCCATATGAAATCAGGATTCAGACTAAGAACCACCAGGGCTTGGGCCCTGAGCCCAAGATAGTGACCGGCTACTCAGGAGAAGACT TTCCCTCTGCTGCACCTGACGATGTAGCCGTGGAGGTGATGAACAGCTCAGTGGTGAAGGTTACCTGGACACGAGTACACAAAGACAAGTTGCACGGACATCTGGGAGGCTACAGG ATAAACTGGTGGCGTCTGCGCAGCCTGGTGGACTCTAAGAAAAGTCACGGAGACAAACACATGCTGGCGTTCCCCGGGGATCGCAACCATGGCACGGTAGCGGGACTGACGCCCTTCTCCGAGTACAGCCTCATCGTCATGACCTTCAACGGGCGGGGCAACGGCCCAGGCAGCCATCCCGTCAACTTCAAAACCCCCGAGGGAG TGCCAGAGAAGAATCCAGTTTTCAGTGTCACAGATGTACAGAAGGACTCTGTCTCTCTGGCCTGGGCTCCACCTCTGGAGCCTAATGGGATTCTTACCGGGTACCTCCTCGAGTACCAGCTGA TCAATGAAACAGAAGAAGCGGGGCCTGTGCAGACAGTCGACATCAGCAATCCAGACACCATCAAGTGGGTCCTCCGTGACTTGGAGCCTGTGAGCAGATACAAGTTCTACCTTCGTTCCTGCACCACGGTGGGCTGCGGACCCGTTATCAGCGAGGAGTGCACCACCATCCTGGAAACAC GTCTGGCCAGCATACACGGAGGGATATCCACTCAGGGCTGGTTTATCGGCCTTATGTGTGCCATCGCTCTTCTCACACTCATTGTGTTGATCGCCTGCTTTGTCAACAGaaataaaggaggaaaataTTCTG taaaagaaaaagaagacctTCACCCAGATGTGGAGTCCCAGGGCATGAATGATGACACCTTCTGTGAATACAG ACTTCCCAGAATCCACGAGGTTCATGCGGAATCTCACACCTCATCTGCTGAAGACATTTGA
- the chl1b gene encoding neural cell adhesion molecule L1-like protein isoform X6 produces MRLQRSPGLAARLIAITCICAFHASAAFDIPLEVLGHVNIEQLPSITAQPPSSLIAFPFEESFPVTCEAKGNPEPEFRWTKNGLEFDPFLDPRLMKEENSGTFVIPNKGNLTEYQGIYRCYASNKLGTAISKEIEFIVPNVPKFPKETIDPVVVEEGQPFVLKCGPPEGIPPMQIYWMTIYLQHIEQNKRVSTGLDGDLYFSHAVETDSGRDYCCFAAFPTIRTIVQKSAMSVVVKKRKSDSPESANEILQRRPALMMPPGVRSEIRLVKGEDLKLECIAEGIPTPDVEWVKIDPKLPSKAKQENHGKQLIIPEAGQDDGGEYMCKAKNSLGETRHYFTVIVEEPPEWLSEPESQLSMIGSDVAIKCSARGIPEPSITWRVNGVPLQESPAANRKVFSDTIMLHNARPLDSAVYQCEASNKHGTLLSNANIMIINLQPMILTSDGEGYSAVEGQGVMMHCKVFSSPPSLITWSKDDSSESITDIRFNIHENGSLEISSVQKGDTGQYTCLAKNIEGSSAIDAMLYVKDPTRIVVAPEDQQILIGTAVQLSCIAEYDKSFSSNFELLWEKDDVVITLNNTENSRYLVEDGILHITNVSHRDRGVYTCVAKTPVDRDTAWAWLVVLDVPDPPHSLVLSEHKSTSVKLAWIPGDDHNSSITEFIIEYEESKWEPGNWKELLRLSGNQNSAELKLHGHINYRFRMYAVNGVGAGLPSQSTESYTTPPRAPDKNPENIKIEGHLPHEMNINWEPLLPIEQNGPGLEYKVSYRRQDVDEDWKEHTVKRHSFVVKNTPTFVPYEIRIQTKNHQGLGPEPKIVTGYSGEDFPSAAPDDVAVEVMNSSVVKVTWTRVHKDKLHGHLGGYRINWWRLRSLVDSKKSHGDKHMLAFPGDRNHGTVAGLTPFSEYSLIVMTFNGRGNGPGSHPVNFKTPEGVPEKNPVFSVTDVQKDSVSLAWAPPLEPNGILTGYLLEYQLINETEEAGPVQTVDISNPDTIKWVLRDLEPVSRYKFYLRSCTTVGCGPVISEECTTILETPSTVASAVDLSNSASPTPPSTPKPKVTKPTRSTIGRVAAHSDTASIKPH; encoded by the exons ATGAGGTTACAGAGAAGTCCAGGACTGGCTGCCAGGCTCATCGCCATCACTTGTATTTGTGCCTTTCATGCATCTGCAGCCTTTGACATCCCGCTAGAAG TTCTAGGTCACGTAAACA TTGAGCAGCTGCCCAGCATCACAGCTCAGCCCCCCAGCTCGCTCATCGCCTTCCCTTTTGAGGAGAGCTTCCCTGTGACGTGTGAAGCCAAAGGGAATCCCGAGCCAGA ATTCAGATGGACCAAGAATGGGCTGGAATTTGACCCCTTTCTAGACCCCCGTCTGATGAAAGAGGAGAATTCTGGGACCTTTGTGATACCTAATAAAGGGAACCTCACGGAGTACCAGGGAATCTACCGCTGTTACGCCTCAAACAAACTGGGGACCGCCATATCCAAGGAGATTGAGTTCATTGTGCCCA ATGTTCCGAAATTTCCTAAAGAGACGATTGATCCTGTTGTGGTGGAGGAAGGGCAGCCTTTTGTGCTGAAGTGTGGCCCACCTGAAGGCATACCTCCTATGCAGATCTATTGGATGACTATCT ATCTCCAGCACATCGAACAGAACAAACGGGTGTCTACAGGCCTGGATGGAGATCTTTACTTCTCCCACGCGGTGGAGACAGACAGTGGGAGGGATTACTGCTGCTTCGCCGCCTTCCCCACCATAAGAACCATCGTTCAGAAGAGCGCCATGTCTGTCGTCGTTAAGAAAA GAAAAAGTGACAGTCCTGAAAGTG CTAATGAAATTCTGCAGAGGAGACCTGCTCTTATGATGCCCCCTGGTGTCAGATCAGAGATACGGCTGGTCAAAGGAGAGGACTTGAAGCTGGAGTGCATTGCAGAAGGAAT TCCAACTCCAGATGTGGAGTGGGTGAAGATAGATCCTAAACTTCCCAGTAAGGCAAAGCAAGAGAATCATGGGAAACAGCTGATCATACCAGAAGCTGGACAGGACGATGGTGGAGAGTACATGTGCAAAGCAAAAAACTCTCTGGGAGAAACCAGGCATTACTTCACAGTGATAGTTGAAG AGCCTCCGGAGTGGCTGTCGGAGCCGGAGAGTCAGCTCAGTATGATCGGCTCAGATGTGGCCATCAAGTGTTCAGCCAGAGGGATCCCAGAGCCGAGCATAACGTGGAGGGTGAACGGCGTTCCTCTGCAGG AGTCCCCAGCGGCCAACAGGAAGGTGTTCAGTGATACCATCATGTTGCATAATGCCAGACCTCTAGACAGTGCCGTCTATCAGTGTGAGGCCTCCAACAAACACGGAACCCTTCTGTCCAATGCAAACATCATGATTATTA ACCTGCAGCCTATGATTTTGACCAGTGATGGGGAGGGTTATTCTGCAGTGGAGGGGCAGGGAGTGATGATGCACTGCAAGGTCTTCAGCTCTCCTCCTTCCTTAATCACTTG GAGCAAAGACGACTCCTCTGAATCTATTACAGACATCAGGTTTAATATCCACGAAAATGGTTCGCTAGAGATCTCCAGCGTGCAGAAAGGCGACACGGGACAGTATACATGTTTAGCTAAAAACATAGAGGGATCATCTGCCATTGATGCCATGCTTTATGTAAAAG ATCCCACTAGAATAGTGGTGGCCCCAGAGGACCAGCAGATCCTAATAGGTACCGCAGTCCAGCTCTCGTGCATAGCAGAGTACGACAAGTCCTTCAGTAGCAACTTCGAGCTCCTGTGGGAAAAAGATGATGTGGTGATAACCCTCAACAATACAGAGAATTCGAG ATATTTAGTAGAAGACGGCATTCTTCACATTACCAACGTGAGCCACAGAGACAGGGGTGTGTATACATGCGTGGCAAAGACTCCAGTGGACCGAGACACGGCCTGGGCCTGGCTAGTGGTGTTAG ACGTCCCTGATCCACCTCACAGCTTGGTCCTGTCTGAGCACAAGAGCACAAGTGTGAAACTGGCGTGGATCCCTGGTGATGATCACAACAGCTCAatcacag AGTTCATTATCGAGTACGAAGAAAGCAAGTGGGAGCCAGGCAACTGGAAGGAGCTGCTCCGACTCTCCGGGAACCAAAACTCAGCCGAGCTCAAACTTCACGGACACATCAACTACCGCTTCCGCATGTACGCGGTGAATGGCGTTGGAGCGGGTCTTCCCAGCCAATCCACAGAGAGTTACACAACCCCCCCAAGAG CCCCGGACAAGAACCCTGAAAATATCAAAATCGAAGGTCATTTGCCACATGAAATGAATATCAACTGGGAG CCTCTGCTGCCCATCGAGCAGAACGGTCCCGGTCTGGAGTATAAGGTGAGCTACAGACGGCAGGATGTGGACGAGGACTGGAAAGAACACACTGTGAAGAGACACTCGTTTGTGGTCAAAAACACTCCCACATTTGTGCCATATGAAATCAGGATTCAGACTAAGAACCACCAGGGCTTGGGCCCTGAGCCCAAGATAGTGACCGGCTACTCAGGAGAAGACT TTCCCTCTGCTGCACCTGACGATGTAGCCGTGGAGGTGATGAACAGCTCAGTGGTGAAGGTTACCTGGACACGAGTACACAAAGACAAGTTGCACGGACATCTGGGAGGCTACAGG ATAAACTGGTGGCGTCTGCGCAGCCTGGTGGACTCTAAGAAAAGTCACGGAGACAAACACATGCTGGCGTTCCCCGGGGATCGCAACCATGGCACGGTAGCGGGACTGACGCCCTTCTCCGAGTACAGCCTCATCGTCATGACCTTCAACGGGCGGGGCAACGGCCCAGGCAGCCATCCCGTCAACTTCAAAACCCCCGAGGGAG TGCCAGAGAAGAATCCAGTTTTCAGTGTCACAGATGTACAGAAGGACTCTGTCTCTCTGGCCTGGGCTCCACCTCTGGAGCCTAATGGGATTCTTACCGGGTACCTCCTCGAGTACCAGCTGA TCAATGAAACAGAAGAAGCGGGGCCTGTGCAGACAGTCGACATCAGCAATCCAGACACCATCAAGTGGGTCCTCCGTGACTTGGAGCCTGTGAGCAGATACAAGTTCTACCTTCGTTCCTGCACCACGGTGGGCTGCGGACCCGTTATCAGCGAGGAGTGCACCACCATCCTGGAAACAC CTTCCACTGTGGCTTCTGCTGTTGATCTCA gCAACTCAGCTTCCCCCACACCTCCAAGCACTCCAAAGCCCAAAGTGACCAAACCCACTCGTTCCACCATAGGTAGAGTCGCAGCTCATTCCGACACAGCTAGCATTAAACCACACTGA
- the chl1b gene encoding neural cell adhesion molecule L1-like protein isoform X1, which produces MRLQRSPGLAARLIAITCICAFHASAAFDIPLEVLGHVNIEQLPSITAQPPSSLIAFPFEESFPVTCEAKGNPEPEFRWTKNGLEFDPFLDPRLMKEENSGTFVIPNKGNLTEYQGIYRCYASNKLGTAISKEIEFIVPNVPKFPKETIDPVVVEEGQPFVLKCGPPEGIPPMQIYWMTIYLQHIEQNKRVSTGLDGDLYFSHAVETDSGRDYCCFAAFPTIRTIVQKSAMSVVVKKRKSDSPESANEILQRRPALMMPPGVRSEIRLVKGEDLKLECIAEGIPTPDVEWVKIDPKLPSKAKQENHGKQLIIPEAGQDDGGEYMCKAKNSLGETRHYFTVIVEEPPEWLSEPESQLSMIGSDVAIKCSARGIPEPSITWRVNGVPLQESPAANRKVFSDTIMLHNARPLDSAVYQCEASNKHGTLLSNANIMIINLQPMILTSDGEGYSAVEGQGVMMHCKVFSSPPSLITWSKDDSSESITDIRFNIHENGSLEISSVQKGDTGQYTCLAKNIEGSSAIDAMLYVKDPTRIVVAPEDQQILIGTAVQLSCIAEYDKSFSSNFELLWEKDDVVITLNNTENSRYLVEDGILHITNVSHRDRGVYTCVAKTPVDRDTAWAWLVVLDVPDPPHSLVLSEHKSTSVKLAWIPGDDHNSSITEFIIEYEESKWEPGNWKELLRLSGNQNSAELKLHGHINYRFRMYAVNGVGAGLPSQSTESYTTPPRAPDKNPENIKIEGHLPHEMNINWEPLLPIEQNGPGLEYKVSYRRQDVDEDWKEHTVKRHSFVVKNTPTFVPYEIRIQTKNHQGLGPEPKIVTGYSGEDFPSAAPDDVAVEVMNSSVVKVTWTRVHKDKLHGHLGGYRINWWRLRSLVDSKKSHGDKHMLAFPGDRNHGTVAGLTPFSEYSLIVMTFNGRGNGPGSHPVNFKTPEGVPEKNPVFSVTDVQKDSVSLAWAPPLEPNGILTGYLLEYQLINETEEAGPVQTVDISNPDTIKWVLRDLEPVSRYKFYLRSCTTVGCGPVISEECTTILETRLASIHGGISTQGWFIGLMCAIALLTLIVLIACFVNRNKGGKYSVKEKEDLHPDVESQGMNDDTFCEYSDNDEKPLKGSQRSLSREIKAGDSGDSLVDYGDDDAQFNEDGSFIGEYAGRKEKRVSAEIKAPAQTPA; this is translated from the exons ATGAGGTTACAGAGAAGTCCAGGACTGGCTGCCAGGCTCATCGCCATCACTTGTATTTGTGCCTTTCATGCATCTGCAGCCTTTGACATCCCGCTAGAAG TTCTAGGTCACGTAAACA TTGAGCAGCTGCCCAGCATCACAGCTCAGCCCCCCAGCTCGCTCATCGCCTTCCCTTTTGAGGAGAGCTTCCCTGTGACGTGTGAAGCCAAAGGGAATCCCGAGCCAGA ATTCAGATGGACCAAGAATGGGCTGGAATTTGACCCCTTTCTAGACCCCCGTCTGATGAAAGAGGAGAATTCTGGGACCTTTGTGATACCTAATAAAGGGAACCTCACGGAGTACCAGGGAATCTACCGCTGTTACGCCTCAAACAAACTGGGGACCGCCATATCCAAGGAGATTGAGTTCATTGTGCCCA ATGTTCCGAAATTTCCTAAAGAGACGATTGATCCTGTTGTGGTGGAGGAAGGGCAGCCTTTTGTGCTGAAGTGTGGCCCACCTGAAGGCATACCTCCTATGCAGATCTATTGGATGACTATCT ATCTCCAGCACATCGAACAGAACAAACGGGTGTCTACAGGCCTGGATGGAGATCTTTACTTCTCCCACGCGGTGGAGACAGACAGTGGGAGGGATTACTGCTGCTTCGCCGCCTTCCCCACCATAAGAACCATCGTTCAGAAGAGCGCCATGTCTGTCGTCGTTAAGAAAA GAAAAAGTGACAGTCCTGAAAGTG CTAATGAAATTCTGCAGAGGAGACCTGCTCTTATGATGCCCCCTGGTGTCAGATCAGAGATACGGCTGGTCAAAGGAGAGGACTTGAAGCTGGAGTGCATTGCAGAAGGAAT TCCAACTCCAGATGTGGAGTGGGTGAAGATAGATCCTAAACTTCCCAGTAAGGCAAAGCAAGAGAATCATGGGAAACAGCTGATCATACCAGAAGCTGGACAGGACGATGGTGGAGAGTACATGTGCAAAGCAAAAAACTCTCTGGGAGAAACCAGGCATTACTTCACAGTGATAGTTGAAG AGCCTCCGGAGTGGCTGTCGGAGCCGGAGAGTCAGCTCAGTATGATCGGCTCAGATGTGGCCATCAAGTGTTCAGCCAGAGGGATCCCAGAGCCGAGCATAACGTGGAGGGTGAACGGCGTTCCTCTGCAGG AGTCCCCAGCGGCCAACAGGAAGGTGTTCAGTGATACCATCATGTTGCATAATGCCAGACCTCTAGACAGTGCCGTCTATCAGTGTGAGGCCTCCAACAAACACGGAACCCTTCTGTCCAATGCAAACATCATGATTATTA ACCTGCAGCCTATGATTTTGACCAGTGATGGGGAGGGTTATTCTGCAGTGGAGGGGCAGGGAGTGATGATGCACTGCAAGGTCTTCAGCTCTCCTCCTTCCTTAATCACTTG GAGCAAAGACGACTCCTCTGAATCTATTACAGACATCAGGTTTAATATCCACGAAAATGGTTCGCTAGAGATCTCCAGCGTGCAGAAAGGCGACACGGGACAGTATACATGTTTAGCTAAAAACATAGAGGGATCATCTGCCATTGATGCCATGCTTTATGTAAAAG ATCCCACTAGAATAGTGGTGGCCCCAGAGGACCAGCAGATCCTAATAGGTACCGCAGTCCAGCTCTCGTGCATAGCAGAGTACGACAAGTCCTTCAGTAGCAACTTCGAGCTCCTGTGGGAAAAAGATGATGTGGTGATAACCCTCAACAATACAGAGAATTCGAG ATATTTAGTAGAAGACGGCATTCTTCACATTACCAACGTGAGCCACAGAGACAGGGGTGTGTATACATGCGTGGCAAAGACTCCAGTGGACCGAGACACGGCCTGGGCCTGGCTAGTGGTGTTAG ACGTCCCTGATCCACCTCACAGCTTGGTCCTGTCTGAGCACAAGAGCACAAGTGTGAAACTGGCGTGGATCCCTGGTGATGATCACAACAGCTCAatcacag AGTTCATTATCGAGTACGAAGAAAGCAAGTGGGAGCCAGGCAACTGGAAGGAGCTGCTCCGACTCTCCGGGAACCAAAACTCAGCCGAGCTCAAACTTCACGGACACATCAACTACCGCTTCCGCATGTACGCGGTGAATGGCGTTGGAGCGGGTCTTCCCAGCCAATCCACAGAGAGTTACACAACCCCCCCAAGAG CCCCGGACAAGAACCCTGAAAATATCAAAATCGAAGGTCATTTGCCACATGAAATGAATATCAACTGGGAG CCTCTGCTGCCCATCGAGCAGAACGGTCCCGGTCTGGAGTATAAGGTGAGCTACAGACGGCAGGATGTGGACGAGGACTGGAAAGAACACACTGTGAAGAGACACTCGTTTGTGGTCAAAAACACTCCCACATTTGTGCCATATGAAATCAGGATTCAGACTAAGAACCACCAGGGCTTGGGCCCTGAGCCCAAGATAGTGACCGGCTACTCAGGAGAAGACT TTCCCTCTGCTGCACCTGACGATGTAGCCGTGGAGGTGATGAACAGCTCAGTGGTGAAGGTTACCTGGACACGAGTACACAAAGACAAGTTGCACGGACATCTGGGAGGCTACAGG ATAAACTGGTGGCGTCTGCGCAGCCTGGTGGACTCTAAGAAAAGTCACGGAGACAAACACATGCTGGCGTTCCCCGGGGATCGCAACCATGGCACGGTAGCGGGACTGACGCCCTTCTCCGAGTACAGCCTCATCGTCATGACCTTCAACGGGCGGGGCAACGGCCCAGGCAGCCATCCCGTCAACTTCAAAACCCCCGAGGGAG TGCCAGAGAAGAATCCAGTTTTCAGTGTCACAGATGTACAGAAGGACTCTGTCTCTCTGGCCTGGGCTCCACCTCTGGAGCCTAATGGGATTCTTACCGGGTACCTCCTCGAGTACCAGCTGA TCAATGAAACAGAAGAAGCGGGGCCTGTGCAGACAGTCGACATCAGCAATCCAGACACCATCAAGTGGGTCCTCCGTGACTTGGAGCCTGTGAGCAGATACAAGTTCTACCTTCGTTCCTGCACCACGGTGGGCTGCGGACCCGTTATCAGCGAGGAGTGCACCACCATCCTGGAAACAC GTCTGGCCAGCATACACGGAGGGATATCCACTCAGGGCTGGTTTATCGGCCTTATGTGTGCCATCGCTCTTCTCACACTCATTGTGTTGATCGCCTGCTTTGTCAACAGaaataaaggaggaaaataTTCTG taaaagaaaaagaagacctTCACCCAGATGTGGAGTCCCAGGGCATGAATGATGACACCTTCTGTGAATACAG